The Bacteroidota bacterium genomic sequence GGGGCATTGTTGTGCTGCTGCGATTTGCACAGAAAATACGAGCAACAACAGGGTAAATAGCGTAACCGTTCTTTTCATAGGTCGGATGTGGGGTTGATGTGTTTAATAAAAGTGTGCGCATCTTGAATGAGCGAAAGGCGCGCATTAAAAGTATATGCGTAAAAAATAGCAAATTTACGCCATATTTAAACAGATATCTCCCGGATCCGATGGTTCTTGTACTGCACTCAACACCCGAAGCTGCTGTAGGCATTACGGAAGCAGTGTGACAGGGTAGGAATGTACGCGGTCTTTGAACCGCAGTCGGACAAAATACAGGCCGGCCGGGTGTGCAGAGGTGTCCCAGTTCAGGTGCATTGCGCCAGTGAGGGGTGCCGCTTCGCGCAACGCGGCAACTTGCCGGCCCAGGATATCAAACACGGCAATTTCAACGGATGCCGGTTCGGTGGTTGAGAGATTAATAGTAATCGGGGTATTGGCCGGGTTAGGGAAAATATCGACGGCAAATTCCATGGGTGTGGCCGTTTCTGTAGCTGTTGTGGTGGGTTCGTAGGTGAAGGTATCCCGTTTGATGTTCAGCCATGTGCCAGCGCTGCCCGGTACCTGGTTGTACAACTGGTTCAGACGGACAAGGATGTCTCCGTCTGCATCGTGGGTGATAAAATCCCCTTCGTCGTTTGTCCAGACATTCACAAGGTCAAGGAACTGGTTGATAATTGAGATGGGATTGTTGTGGCCGGCTTCATAGGCAAAAACCGTCCGGTTAATACTGGGAAAAGGCTGGAAGAACTCTCTGGTCAGAATTTCTACGAGACCACGATCGTTAAACTGGCTGGTCAACGTAAAGACCGTCTCCCATTGGTTAATCCCTAAATAGGCCTGGGCGAGGAGTGTCGCCGAGGAGTCTGTGTAAATGGTGATTTGCTGTCCGGTTGTATCCCATTGGCTCGTGTTTTCATTAAAGTCTTCGAACAACCAGCGCGTATTCCGATTCAGTTCATCATAAGAAGCCGACAGACGGGTTGTCGCAACGGGGGAGCCGAATTGAAAGAGTGTGGTTTGTGCTTCTTGTAATAAATCATCTTCATCGATAGAAGTGGTGACACTTGTTACCTGCCAGGCATTGGCAACCCAGTCTTCACTTCTTACAGTTGTCGAATTGGCAACGGTATCCCGCGATGTTATTTCGCGCTGGGTGTTGATAAATGTAGTGCCATTCCAGGCGCTGGTGACAATTTCTCTTGTGGCACCGTTGTAAA encodes the following:
- a CDS encoding T9SS type A sorting domain-containing protein, giving the protein MARAFYTCSIVLFTLTAVSVSAQNCLFYPVVAQTLTEQQVDLRNLLYTDLAAQAHPHGNSQYQPAQQACITQGAQNATKSADDPLGTVNRERWEDATQSWRPDELTEFIYDEMDRLDEANKSRWSVGNQIWLPVSKNKYLYNGATREIVTSAWNGTTFINTQREITSRDTVANSTTVRSEDWVANAWQVTSVTTSIDEDDLLQEAQTTLFQFGSPVATTRLSASYDELNRNTRWLFEDFNENTSQWDTTGQQITIYTDSSATLLAQAYLGINQWETVFTLTSQFNDRGLVEILTREFFQPFPSINRTVFAYEAGHNNPISIINQFLDLVNVWTNDEGDFITHDADGDILVRLNQLYNQVPGSAGTWLNIKRDTFTYEPTTTATETATPMEFAVDIFPNPANTPITINLSTTEPASVEIAVFDILGRQVAALREAAPLTGAMHLNWDTSAHPAGLYFVRLRFKDRVHSYPVTLLP